The Ananas comosus cultivar F153 unplaced genomic scaffold, ASM154086v1, whole genome shotgun sequence genome window below encodes:
- the LOC109705408 gene encoding uncharacterized protein LOC109705408: MFAEYFPDSDKRKMREDFRKLKQGNRTVREYEREFTHLLNCVPDVATTEQDRADCFVRGLRPGVFRMVHAFKFHTFAEALDRALWVEHGNACEREDREAFEKDKGKKRPGGGSGGQSSSRRPPKYPRSQPKGRGAQRCIFCGGDHRPSVCDQRRGKCFRCGQSGHIARDCPQGGALPTQSVASAPAIPARYAMPPAAASAGRAAAPRQPEPARSAPSGRMYAAQVQEEEPVEAEERNVVAGMVLVNGVRARALFDTGASHSFINRSFAQVHDIEISLGESVWRVEGPGRAFLVRKRCLACPVQVGDWIMPVDLLVLKRLKEFDVILGMDWLS; encoded by the coding sequence ATGTTCGCGGAATACTTTCCCGATAGCGATAAGAGGAAGATGCGGGAAGACTTCAGGAAGCTTAAGCAGGGTAACCGCACTGTTCgggagtatgagcgagagttcaCGCATCTTTTGaactgcgtcccggacgtggcgACAACGGAGCAAGACCGAGCAGATTGCTTCGTGAGAGGACTCCGACCCGGCGTGTTTCGgatggtgcatgccttcaagtttcaTACTTTTGCGGAGGCTTTGGACCGCGCCTtatgggtcgagcacgggaacgcctgcgagcgtgaggaccgtgaggcgTTCGAGAAGGATAAAGGGAAGAAGCGACCgggcggtggttcggggggacagtcGAGTTCGagaaggcccccgaagtatccacgatCGCAACCGAAGGGCCGTGGAGCGCAGCGATGTATCTTTTGCGGCGGTGACCATCGACCCAGTGTGTGTGATCAGCGCCGAGGAAAGTGTTTTAGATGCGGGCAATCAGGGCACATCGCACGTGACTGCCCACAAGGTGGGGCCTTACCTACTCAGTCTGTTGCGTCGGCCCCGGCGATTCCGGCTCGTTATGCTATGCCACCTGCTGCGGCATCGGCTGGACGTGCAGCGGCACCACGTCAACCTGAACCTGCACGGTCGGCCCCGAGCGGAaggatgtatgccgctcaggTGCAAGAAGAGGAGCCCGTTGAAGCCGAGGAGCGCAATgtagtggcaggtatggttttggtCAATGGTGTTCGAGCAAGagctctttttgatactggcgCGTCTCACTCCTTCATTAACCGATCGTTTGCACAAGTGCATGATATTGAGATTAGTCTCGGGGAGAGTGTGTGGCGTGTAGAAGGACCCGGGCGAGCCTTCCTTGTTAGGAAGCGGTGTTTGGcgtgcccagtacaagtaggtgactggattatgccggtcGACCTGTTGGTGCTAAAGAGGTTAAAGGAGTTCGATGTCATTttaggcatggattggctctcgaa